The bacterium genome segment GGCTGTTTTTTCGCGTCGCCGGCAACGCATCTGACCCGAATCCGCGAGGGACTGGATGAATATCCACGAATATCAGGGGAAAGCGCTTTTCGAGAAGTTCGGGGTTGCCGTTCCGCGAGGCCGGGTGGCGGGTACTCCCGAGGAGGCCGAGACCATCGCCAAAGAGCTTGGC includes the following:
- the sucC gene encoding succinate--CoA ligase subunit beta (catalyzes the interconversion of succinyl-CoA and succinate), whose amino-acid sequence is MNIHEYQGKALFEKFGVAVPRGRVAGTPEEAETIAKELG